From Juglans regia cultivar Chandler chromosome 8, Walnut 2.0, whole genome shotgun sequence, the proteins below share one genomic window:
- the LOC109018922 gene encoding protein ALTERED PHOSPHATE STARVATION RESPONSE 1-like translates to MGCSTSKLDDEEAVQLCKDRKRLIKEAVEQRSRFASGHIAYIQSLKRVSAALHDYIEGDEPREFLLDSFITPPVKKSRPGFITISSKTLSSTPIQSQPNSCLKINYLRPGGEPAVFVEERPQSPETVRVETYSPMHPYGNDGFFGTQSMSSSFFSYSPNNGPNIPPSSPQTSQWDFFWNPFSSLDYYGYHTGSNLDHTVMYDDIRGLRQVREEEGIPELEEETEQEESDYKVNLTDERTKPDINFPREGIVEDIDEDEDEDEDEDDEEEIDGETETEHQEAGLQSHRATMDLSKAQTTGKVEINNQEMAIGDQESKEETPGFTVYVNRRPTSMTEVVKDLETQFMIVCNSANEVSALLEASRAHYASNNNELTPLKMLNPVALFRSASSRSSSSRFLVKSSSSRDKGYESSSDYSEESCLCSGSHQSTLDRLYAWEKKLYDEVKSSEKVRIAYDKKRMQLRNQDIRGDDPTAVDKTRVAIRDLHTQIKVSIHSVEAISKRIEALRDEELQPQLLELAQGLAKMWKVMAECHQSQKRTLDEAKLLLAGMPSKIDARKHYYMSLTEPHRLARSAANLETELRNWQVCFESWITSQRSYVHALTGWLIRCVGSDPDTSKPPFSPRQSSGTLPIFGLCIQWLKIFNEIRETPVLDGLDFFAAGMGSLYAQQQREDSRRTPFGSKRYGLEEFEGNMKMVEVGQVEEEGMTAEKMAEVAIRVLCAGMSVAMTSLTEFSVTSAERYEELVKQWENTKRLHSSSGTEI, encoded by the exons ATGGGATGTTCCACATCAAAGCTGGATGATGAAGAGGCAGTTCAGCTTTGTAAAGATCggaagagattgatcaaagagGCTGTTGAGCAGAGAAGTCGATTTGCCTCTGGACACATAGCCTATATTCAGTCCTTAAAAAGAGTTTCAGCTGCTCTTCATGATTATATCGAAGGGGATGAGCCTCGTGAGTTCTTATTAGATTCATTCATAACCCCACCTGTAAAGAAATCCAGACCTGGTTTCATCACTATATCATCCAAAACCTTATCGTCAACACCAATTCAGTCTCAGCCTAATtcatgtttgaaaataaattacctAAGACCGGGTGGGGAGCCAGCTGTGTTTGTTGAGGAGAGACCTCAATCACCAGAGACTGTCCGAGTTGAAACTTACTCGCCAATGCACCCTTATGGCAACGATGGCTTTTTTGGGACACAGTCCATGAGTTCTTCATTCTTCTCTTATTCCCCTAACAATGGACCCAATATTCCCCCATCTTCACCTCAAACATCCCAATGGGATTTCTTTTGGAATCCATTTTCATCATTGGACTACTATGGCTACCACACAGGTAGTAATCTTGATCATACAGTCATGTATGATGATATTAGAGGTCTAAGGCAGGTCCGAGAAGAAGAAGGGATTCCAGAATTAGAAGAAGAAACTGAACAAGAAGAATCTGATTATAAGGTAAACCTGACCGATGAAAGAACTAAACCTGATATAAATTTCCCAAGAGAAGGAATTGTTGAAGATATcgatgaggatgaggatgaagacgaagacgaagatgATGAGGAAGAAATAGATGGTGAAACTGAAACTGAGCATCAGGAGGCAGGCTTACAATCGCATCGTGCAACCATGGATCTATCAAAAGCTCAAACCACGGGAAAagttgaaattaacaatcaagaaATGGCAATCGGAGATCAAGAATCCAAGGAAGAAACACCAGGTTTTACTGTTTATGTTAACCGCAGGCCAACGAGCATGACAGAAGTTGTCAAGGATCTTGAAACTCAATTCATGATTGTTTGCAATTCAGCCAATGAGGTTTCGGCATTGTTGGAGGCTAGCAGAGCTCATTATGCATCAAACAACAATGAACTCACAC CCTTGAAAATGTTGAACCCAGTAGCTTTATTCCGCTCAGCTTCATCTCGTTCGTCCTCAtcaagatttttagttaaatctTCGAGTTCTAGAGACAAAGGATATGAAAGCAGTAGTGACTATTCGGAGGAATCTTGCTTGTGTTCAGGTAGTCACCAATCAACATTGGACAGATTATATGCTTGGGAGAAGAAACTCTATGACGAAGTCAAG TCTAGCGAAAAGGTTCGAATTGCTTATGACAAGAAACGTATGCAACTCAGGAACCAAGACATCAGAGGAGACGACCCCACTGCAGTTGATAAAACAAGGGTAGCCATCAGAGATCTACATACCCAGATAAAGGTTTCGATACACTCAGTTGAAGCTATTTCGAAGAGGATCGAAGCTCTAAGGGATGAAGAATTGCAGCCTCAACTTCTTGAATTAGCACAAGG GTTGGCAAAGATGTGGAAAGTAATGGCAGAGTGTCATCAGTCACAGAAGCGGACATTAGACGAAGCCAAGCTATTACTAGCAGGAATGCCTTCAAAAATAGATGCGAGAAAACACTATTACATGTCATTAACTGAGCCTCACAGGCTGGCCCGTTCAGCTGCCAATCTTGAGACAGAACTCAGGAATTGGCAAGTCTGTTTTGAGTCATGGATCACTTCTCAACGATCCTATGTGCATGCTCTAACTGGCTGGCTAATCCGGTGTGTCGGGTCTGATCCTGACACTTCAAAACCACCTTTCTCTCCTCGCCAGTCCAGCGGAACCCTTCCAATATTTGGACTTTGCATCCAATGGTTGAAAATCTTCAATGAGATCCGAGAAACACCAGTGCTTGATGGACTTGACTTTTTTGCAGCTGGGATGGGGTCTCTCTATGCTCAGCAGCAAAGGGAGGATTCTCGTCGTACACCATTTGGATCAAAGAGATATGGTTTGGAGGAATTTGAAGGGAATATGAAAATGGTGGAGGTTGGtcaggttgaagaagaaggaaTGACTGCCGAGAAAATGGCTGAAGTTGCAATAAGGGTGCTTTGTGCTGGAATGTCAGTTGCTATGACCTCACTGACAGAATTCTCAGTCACTTCTGCTGAGAGATACGAAGAACTCGTTAAGCAATGGGAGAATACCAAGAGGCTACACAGTTCGAGTGGCACTGAAATTTAA
- the LOC109018921 gene encoding mitochondrial outer membrane import complex protein METAXIN-like produces the protein MEEGVNSERDEYTLVARKPGFGLPTACPSCLPVYIYLKFAQFPFLLDFNCTYPDSDQIPYIESGDYVAYNNENGGVIESLKKDGIVDLDSEFCSLPEWISTKAMVSSWLEDALMYELWVDGTSAEKIYYNDLPWPIGKVLFLKQVHSVKQCLGITKDNAEQKEEEIYKRANIAYGALSTRLGEQNFFFENRPSSVDAIFLAHALLILQALPETSVLRTKLLEHGNLVKFAEKLELELIEAGSSSSSVPSFQSDPPTSSSRRGPPNWSSKPRSKPKRQKTEEDKTFRRKAKYFLATQLVAVLLFFSFISRSDEEVEIDEDEGYGYDD, from the exons ATGGAGGAGGGAGTGAATAGCGAGAGAGATGAGTACACTCTGGTCGCAAGGAAGCCCGGTTTTGGTCTCCCCACCGCATGCCCTTCATGCCTACCTGTTTACATCTACCTCAAATTTGCTCAGTTCCCCTTCCTTTTGGATTTTAACTGTACCTATCCCGACTCTG ATCAAATTCCTTACATTGAGTCTGGTGATTATGTGGCCTATAATAATGAGAATGGCGGGGtgattgaaagtttaaaaaaggaTGGTATTGTTGATTTGGACTCCGAGTTCTGCTCATTACCAGAATGGATATCAACAAAAGCAATGGTTAGTTCTTGGCTTGAAGATGCGCTTATGTATGAACTTTGGGTGGATGGGACTTCTGCCGAGAAGATCTATTATAATGATCTTCCATGGCCGATAGGAAAGGTTCTGTTCTTGAAGCAAGTCCACTCTGTAAAGCAGTGCCTTGGAATAACTAAGGACAATGCCGagcaaaaggaagaagag ATTTACAAGAGAGCAAACATTGCGTATGGAGCTCTGTCAACTAGGTTAGGGGAGCAGAACTTTTTCTTTGAGAACAG GCCATCTAGTGTGGATGCAATTTTCCTTGCGCATGCACTTTTGATTCTTCAAGCATTACCT GAAACATCAGTGCTGCGGACCAAACTCTTAGAGCATGGTAATCTTGTGAAGTTTGCTGAAAAGCTCGAGTTAGAGTTGATAGAGGCtggttcttcatcttcttcggtCCCATCCTTTCAGTCAGACCCGCCAACATCATCTTCAAGAAGGGGTCCTCCAAACTGGA GTTCAAAGCCCAGGAGCAAACCCAAAAGGCAAAAGACTGAGGAGGATAAAACTTTTAGAAGAAAGGCCAAATATTTTTTGGCAACACAGCTCGTTGCAGTTCtacttttcttctctttcataAGTAGATCTGATGAGGAAGTGGAGATTGACGAAGATGAAGGGTATGGTTATGATGACTGA